A window from Fragaria vesca subsp. vesca linkage group LG5, FraVesHawaii_1.0, whole genome shotgun sequence encodes these proteins:
- the LOC101313018 gene encoding small nuclear ribonucleoprotein-associated protein B'-like isoform 1, whose amino-acid sequence MSMSKSSKMLQFINYRMRVTIQDGRQLVGKFMAFDRHMNLVLGDCEEFRKLPPSKGKKNNEEREDRRTLGMVLLRGEEVVSMTVEGPPPQEESRAKASSAAAMAGPGIGRGAGRGVVAPLAQAQPGLSGPVRGVGGPAPGMMQPQISRPPMNYPAAPVLRPPGQMAGYPGQGPPQMTRGPPPSMPPPQFARPGGPPQFPPGPPPMQFAQRPMGPPGQMMRGPPPPGMQGPPPRPGMPPPPGGVPVYGPPRGMPPPPNNQNQQQ is encoded by the coding sequence ATGTCGATGTCCAAGAGCTCCAAGATGCTTCAATTCATCAACTACCGCATGCGCGTCACGATCCAAGACGGCCGCCAGCTCGTCGGGAAGTTCATGGCCTTCGACCGCCACATGAACCTCGTCCTCGGCGACTGCGAGGAGTTCCGTAAGCTCCCGCCGTCAAAAGGCAAGAAGAACAACGAGGAACGCGAGGACCGCCGCACACTCGGGATGGTCCTCCTCCGCGGCGAAGAGGTCGTCTCCATGACAGTCGAGGGTCCGCCGCCTCAGGAAGAGTCCAGAGCCAAAGCCTCCAGCGCCGCCGCCATGGCCGGACCTGGAATCGGCCGCGGCGCCGGGAGAGGAGTCGTCGCGCCACTCGCTCAGGCTCAGCCGGGTCTCTCCGGTCCGGTTCGCGGCGTCGGTGGGCCTGCTCCTGGCATGATGCAGCCTCAGATTTCTCGCCCGCCGATGAACTATCCGGCTGCGCCGGTGCTCAGGCCACCGGGCCAGATGGCTGGTTATCCAGGGCAGGGGCCTCCACAGATGACTCGTGGACCACCGCCTTCTATGCCTCCTCCACAGTTTGCTAGGCCCGGCGGACCGCCGCAGTTTCCACCAGGTCCTCCACCAATGCAGTTTGCTCAGAGACCAATGGGGCCTCCTGGCCAGATGATGAGGGGTCCACCGCCTCCTGGAATGCAAGGTCCACCGCCTCGTCCTGGGATGCCTCCTCCACCTGGTGGTGTTCCTGTGTATGGACCTCCTCGTGGCATGCCGCCTCCACCCAACAACCAGAACCAGCAACAGTGA
- the LOC101312441 gene encoding tryptophan aminotransferase-related protein 2-like — MTKYESMFTMRNLLVLSLALNLSLITRVFFDGEKHGLFFSVENQKQRGPSFAADKEAHATQKTLQSLSSSGQEGMEKVINLDHGDPTMYEKYWMMMGERTTVVIPGWYSMSYFSDIKNLCWFLEPEFAKQVIRLHKAVGNAVTEGRHIVVGTGSSQLILAALFALSPKDGSEPMSVVSTAPFYSSYPVMSNYLKSGLYNWAGDARSFNKEGPYIEFVTSPNNPDGFVRHSMVNRTGGILVHDLAYYWPQYTPIPSPADHDLSLFTVSKATGHAGTRIGWALVKDAEVAKKMIKFIELNTIGVSRDSQLRAAKILEVLTNTTEKHGSSDSGESFFEKSYHLMAERWRLLRAAVNNGRMFSLPDFAPGFCHFLQQETQPQPAFAWLKCEDDAVEDCESFLRGHKILTRGGRHFGVSPKYVRISMLDRDINFILFLKRLSKIQS, encoded by the exons ATGACCAAATATGAGAGCATGTTCACAATGAGGAACTTGCTTGTGCTGTCTCTGGCGCTCAATCTGAGCTTGATTACTAGGGTATTCTTCGACGGTGAAAAACATGGGCTCTTCTTCTCTGTGGAGAACCAGAAGCAGAGAGGTCCATCATTTGCTGCAGACAAGGAAGCTCACGCAACCCAGAAGACTCTTCAGTCACTTTCTTCGTCTGGTCAAGAAGGCATGGAAAAAGTCATCAACCTCGACCA TGGTGATCCGACTATGTACGAAAAGTACTGGATGATGATGGGTGAGAGAACCACCGTTGTGATACCTGGTTGGTACTCCATGAGCTATTTCTCAGACATTAAAAACCTCTGCTGGTTTTTGGAGCCCGAGTTTGCCAAGCAGGTCATCAGACTACACAAAGCCGTTGGGAATGCCGTCACTGAAGGGCGTCACATTGTGGTTGGGACAGGTTCATCTCAGCTCATTTTAGCTGCGCTTTTCGCTCTTTCTCCAAAAGATGGATCTGAGCCAATGAGTGTCGTATCTACAGCCCCATTCTACTCG TCTTACCCCGTGATGAGCAACTACCTCAAATCGGGCCTGTACAACTGGGCTGGAGATGCCCGAAGCTTCAACAAAGAAGGCCCGTACATCGAGTTTGTCACCTCTCCGAATAACCCTGATGGATTTGTCAGGCACTCTATGGTTAATCGAACTGGAGGTATATTGGTCCATGATTTGGCTTACTACTGGCCACAGTATACCCCCATTCCCTCGCCTGCAGACCATGATCTGTCATTGTTCACTGTCTCAAAAGCCACTGGTCATGCCGGGACGCGCATTGG GTGGGCTCTAGTGAAAGATGCAGAAGTAGCAAAGAAAATGATCAAATTCATAGAGCTCAACACCATTGGCGTGTCCAGGGATTCACAGCTCCGAGCTGCCAAGATCTTGGAAGTCTTGACCAACACCACTGAAAAACATGGCAGCTCAGATTCTGGGGAATCCTTCTTTGAGAAAAGTTACCACCTCATGGCAGAGAGGTGGCGGCTGCTTCGAGCGGCGGTGAACAATGGCAGAATGTTTAGTCTGCCTGACTTTGCACCAGGGTTCTGCCACTTTCTTCAACAGGAGACGCAGCCTCAACCTG CTTTCGCGTGGCTCAAATGTGAGGACGATGCAGTGGAGGATTGTGAAAGCTTCCTCAGAGGGCACAAGATTTTGACCCGAGGAGGAAGACACTTTGGGGTTAGCCCAAAGTATGTCCGCATAAGCATGCTGGATAGGGACATAAACTTCATTTTGTTTCTGAAGCGATTGTCCAAAATCCAGTCATGA
- the LOC101299870 gene encoding tryptophan aminotransferase-related protein 2-like — MANFFSIFTITNLLILSLALNLSLVMRVYLNSEKHGQPKVVDVEGPATQRTLLSVSSSSGEEDIDKVINLNHGDPTMYEKYWMMMGDKTTVVIPGWHSMSYFSDVKNLCWFLEPQLAMQIIKLHKAVGNAVTEGRHIVIGTGSSQLIIAALFALSPADGSEPMSVVSTAPFYSSYPVMSTYLKSGLFNWAGDARSFNKEGPYIEFITSPNNPDGFFRSSTVNRTGGMLVHDLAYYWPQYTPISLPADHDLSLFTFSKANGHAGTRIGWALVKDEEVAKRMIKFIELNTIGVSRDSQLRAAKILEVMTNTSVDSSGESFFDISHHLMAERWRLLRAAVNNSRRFSLPEFAPGFCHFFQKETMPQPAFAWLKCEDDEVEDCESFLRGQKILTRGGSKFGVSAKYVRISMVDKDINFSLFLKRLSKLQ; from the exons ATGGCAAACTTCTTTAGCATTTTCACAATCACAAATTTGCTTATTCTGTCTCTCGCCCTCAATCTAAGCTTGGTGATGAGGGTGTATCTCAATAGTGAGAAACATGGCCAACCAAAAGTTGTGGACGTTGAAGGTCCCGCAACCCAGAGGACACTCCTCTCTGTTTCTTCTTCATCTGGTGAAGAAGATATAGATAAGGTCATCAACCTCAACCA TGGTGACCCAACAATGTATGAGAAGTACTGGATGATGATGGGCGACAAAACCACAGTGGTGATTCCGGGGTGGCACTCGATGAGCTACTTCTCGGATGTGAAAAACCTCTGTTGGTTTTTGGAGCCCCAACTGGCCATGCAGATTATAAAACTACACAAAGCTGTGGGGAATGCCGTCACTGAAGGGCGTCATATTGTGATTGGGACAGGCTCGTCTCAGCTCATTATTGCTGCGCTTTTCGCTCTTTCTCCGGCAGATGGATCTGAGCCCATGAGTGTGGTATCTACAGCTCCATTCTACTCG TCTTACCCGGTGATGAGTACATACCTCAAGTCGGGACTGTTCAACTGGGCCGGAGATGCGAGAAGCTTCAACAAGGAAGGACCCTACATTGAGTTCATCACATCTCCGAATAACCCCGACGGGTTTTTCAGGTCCTCCACCGTGAATCGAACCGGAGGTATGTTGGTGCATGATTTGGCCTACTACTGGCCACAATATACACCCATTTCCTTACCGGCAGACCATGATCTGTCATTGTTCACCTTCAGCAAAGCCAATGGTCATGCTGGGACGCGCATTGG GTGGGCTCTGGTGAAGGACGAAGAAGTTGCCAAGAGAATGATCAAGTTCATAGAGCTAAACACCATTGGCGTGTCCAGGGATTCACAGCTCCGAGCTGCCAAGATCTTGGAAGTGATGACCAACACCAGTGTTGACAGCTCAGGTGAATCCTTCTTCGACATAAGCCACCACCTCATGGCAGAGAGGTGGCGGCTGCTCCGAGCGGCGGTGAACAATAGCAGAAGGTTTAGTCTGCCTGAATTTGCACCGGGGTTCTGCCATTTCTTTCAAAAGGAGACAATGCCTCAACCTG CCTTCGCATGGCTTAAGTGTGAGGACGATGAAGTGGAGGATTGTGAAAGCTTCCTCAGAGGGCAGAAGATTTTGACCCGGGGAGGAAGTAAATTTGGGGTTAGCGCAAAATATGTTCGAATAAGTATGGTGGATAAGGATATCAACTTCAGTTTGTTTCTGAAGCGTTTGTCCAAGCTCCAGTAA